Proteins co-encoded in one Papaver somniferum cultivar HN1 chromosome 5, ASM357369v1, whole genome shotgun sequence genomic window:
- the LOC113281639 gene encoding sphinganine C4-monooxygenase 1-like isoform X2 produces the protein MFGSFDNYRLHSKKDEDMKNLVSKRTVVKGVLFQQTVQAIVAIILFTVTGNDGGPDADSRPSFLLLLRQFVIAMFILDTWQYFMHRYMHHNKFLYRHIHSQHHRLVVPYAFGALYNHPVEGLLLDTIGGALSFLLSGMTPRTSIFFFSFATIKTVDDHCGLWLPGNIFHILFRNNSAYHDVHHQLYGTKYNFSQPFFDIWDRILGTHMPYSIEKRAGGGLEARPAKDYKA, from the exons ATGTTTGGATCTTTTGATAATTATCGATTGCACTCCAAAAAAGATGAagacatgaagaatttggtatcTAAAAGAACTGTGGTTAAAGGTGTTCTTTTTCAACAGACGGTTCAAGCTATTGTTGCAATTATCTTGTTCACC GTAACTGGAAATGATGGCGGGCCTGATGCAGATTCACGACCTTCTTTTCTCTTGCTACTAAGGCAGTTCGTCATCGCAATGTTTATTCTAGATACATGGCAATATTTTATGCACAGATACATGCACCACAACAAATTCTTGTATCGCCATATCCATTCACAACACCATCGGCTTGTGGTGCCATACGCCTTTGGAGCTCTATACAATCACCCAGTGGAGGGGCTTCTCCTAGACACCATTGGTGGGGCTCTATCGTTCCTTCTCTCCGGTATGACGCCTCGAACCTCtatattcttcttctccttcgcCACCATCAAAACAGTAGATGATCATTGTGGTTTATGGCTTCCGGGGAATATCTTTCACATACTCTTTAGAAACAATAGTGCGTATCATGATGTCCATCATCAGCTCTATGGGACGAAATACAACTTCTCGCAGCCATTCTTTGACATATGGGATAGAATTCTAGGGACACATATGCCATATTCAATTGAGAAGAGAGCAGGTGGAGGTCTAGAGGCACGGCCGGCAAAGGATTACAAAGCTTAA
- the LOC113281639 gene encoding sphinganine C4-monooxygenase 1-like isoform X1: MEFSVSDELLGTFVPIFVYWVYSGIYLMFGSFDNYRLHSKKDEDMKNLVSKRTVVKGVLFQQTVQAIVAIILFTVTGNDGGPDADSRPSFLLLLRQFVIAMFILDTWQYFMHRYMHHNKFLYRHIHSQHHRLVVPYAFGALYNHPVEGLLLDTIGGALSFLLSGMTPRTSIFFFSFATIKTVDDHCGLWLPGNIFHILFRNNSAYHDVHHQLYGTKYNFSQPFFDIWDRILGTHMPYSIEKRAGGGLEARPAKDYKA, from the exons ATGGAGTTTTCTGTATCAGATGAATTATTGGGGACATTTGTTCCAATTTTTGTTTATTGGGTATATTCAGGTATATATTTGATGTTTGGATCTTTTGATAATTATCGATTGCACTCCAAAAAAGATGAagacatgaagaatttggtatcTAAAAGAACTGTGGTTAAAGGTGTTCTTTTTCAACAGACGGTTCAAGCTATTGTTGCAATTATCTTGTTCACC GTAACTGGAAATGATGGCGGGCCTGATGCAGATTCACGACCTTCTTTTCTCTTGCTACTAAGGCAGTTCGTCATCGCAATGTTTATTCTAGATACATGGCAATATTTTATGCACAGATACATGCACCACAACAAATTCTTGTATCGCCATATCCATTCACAACACCATCGGCTTGTGGTGCCATACGCCTTTGGAGCTCTATACAATCACCCAGTGGAGGGGCTTCTCCTAGACACCATTGGTGGGGCTCTATCGTTCCTTCTCTCCGGTATGACGCCTCGAACCTCtatattcttcttctccttcgcCACCATCAAAACAGTAGATGATCATTGTGGTTTATGGCTTCCGGGGAATATCTTTCACATACTCTTTAGAAACAATAGTGCGTATCATGATGTCCATCATCAGCTCTATGGGACGAAATACAACTTCTCGCAGCCATTCTTTGACATATGGGATAGAATTCTAGGGACACATATGCCATATTCAATTGAGAAGAGAGCAGGTGGAGGTCTAGAGGCACGGCCGGCAAAGGATTACAAAGCTTAA
- the LOC113281637 gene encoding probable long-chain-alcohol O-fatty-acyltransferase 5: protein MVMMKMLLIMEDESKNLIKVFILVSVSLSYTYFIVGKNIPKGKIRFLSLLPVFYYFTVLPLTISSIVVRGTLSFFITWLANFKLILFSFGQGPLSSDQSFISFVSVCCLPVNIRQDSPLKSLHQTMKIDKTKTLTPKNSKKPLLSLPVIIFLGLLVLHVYCNHKQSINPSFLLVLYLYLFLEILLALGATLARVMLGSELEPQSNEPYLSTSLQDFWGKRWNLMVSSILRPTVYHPVCHMSAHIFGRNWASVPAVLATFVVSGLMHEQIFYYMNNMEPTWEVTFYFVIHGICTAKEVGMKKALNGKWQLHRLVSGPLTLGFVVVTTMWYFLPPALRSGSDLGIKEFGSALEFFEEKLISNVLTSTS from the coding sequence atggtgatgatgaagatgctGTTGATCATGGAGGATGAAAGCAAGAACTTGATCAAGGTATTCATTTTAGTTTCTGTATCTTTAAGTTACACTTATTTCATTGTAGGAAAGAATATCCCTAAAGGTAAGATTAGATTTCTGTCACTCCTTCCAGTCTTTTATTATTTCACAGTCCTACCTTTAACTATATCCTCCATTGTTGTTAGAGGTACTCTTTCTTTTTTCATCACCTGGCTTGCTAACTTCAagctcattctcttttcctttgGTCAAGGTCCCTTATCATCAGATCAATCATTTATATCTTTCGTTTCTGTTTGCTGTCTTCCTGTCAATATTAGACAAGATTCACCTCTTAAGTCACTtcatcaaaccatgaaaatagACAAAACCAAAACCCTGACACCTAAGAATAGTAAAAAACCATTGTTAAGTTTGCCTGTTATAATTTTCCTTGGGTTACTCGTACTTCATGTTTATTGTAATCACAAGCAGTCAATAAATCCTAGTTTCCTCTTGGTCTTGTATTTATACCTATTCCTTGAGATTCTTCTAGCCTTAGGAGCAACCTTAGCTCGAGTGATGCTGGGTTCAGAGCTTGAGCCACAGTCAAATGAGCCATATCTGTCAACTTCTTTACAAGATTTTTGGGGCAAAAGATGGAACCTTATGGTTTCGAGTATTCTACGGCCTACTGTATACCATCCCGTATGTCATATGTCGGCGCATATATTTGGGAGAAACTGGGCTTCGGTACCGGCAGTGTTGGCTACGTTTGTCGTGTCAGGCCTAATGCATGAGCAGATATTTTATTATATGAACAACATGGAACCTACATGGGAGGTTACCTTTTACTTTGTTATCCATGGGATTTGTACGGCCAAGGAGGTTGGAATGAAGAAAGCATTGAATGGGAAATGGCAGTTACATCGTTTAGTTAGCGGACCATTGACACTTGGGTTTGTTGTGGTCACTACTATGTGGTACTTTCTACCACCGGCATTAAGGAGTGGTAGTGATTTAGGAATTAAGGAATTTGGTTCAGCTCTGGAGTTCTTCGAAGAAAAGCTCATTTCCAATGTCCTTACCAGTACAAGCTGA